Below is a genomic region from Serratia sarumanii.
ATATAGCGTTGGCCCTTGAACGTAATATTTTGACCGCCGGCAGTCAGTACAAAGGCGACCAGTTTGTCGGTTTGCGAAGGATTGCGTGTCACGGCAAGAATATAGGTTTGGGCGTTGTTGTTGGTCAGAGAAAACCCTGCCGGCAAATATCCTTTGTCGCGTAGGGTTTGACCGGTTAGCGTGACGTTGCCGCCCCCTTTGACCTGATTCAGCAAGGTGTCGTAGTTATCTTTCACGTATCGACGAGCTCCTTGGCTCACTGTGCTCAGGTGCGTCGCGGTGACGACCCATGTTTGTTCTTCTATATAGTTCGAATATCTTTCCAGCCCAATAGGAGCGGCAATCAACACGATCGCCAGAACGATGGCCATAGAAACCAGCGCACCCCCACGGTTGATACGATGAGTGGCAATTTCAGCAGTCATAGGGCACCTGAAGAGAGCAATTGAGGGGAGCTACCGGCTACAACCGCCAGTAACATGAATAGCCAGGGAGCATAAGGTTGAGTCTTTTTGTTCATCAGTAATGCCCCTGCGATAAACAGCAATAATGCACATCCGCTCAGCACGCTGGCGAGCTGCCAGGGAAACCAGGCGCTCAGCGCGGCGATCAAATGCACATCGCCCATGCCGAACCCTTCTTCACCCCGCAGATGCTTGGCGCCGTAGTGAAAGGCATAGAGGAACAAAAACATGCCGATACTGCCTGTAAGTGCCTCAGTCAGGGTAAGTGCACTTCCTGGCATCACGGTAAACAGCAGACCTGTCAGCCAAAAACCCGAGGTATATCGCAGCGGTAGCCAGTAATTGCGTAAATCGAGCAGTACCATGGGAATGCCCCAGGCCAGCAGCCCCAGAATTTTGACGGTACCTAACCAGGGATGGCCCACAAGGGCCGTTGTTGCGATCAGTGCAGTACCGGTGCCGACGAAAACTATTGTGACGCCTCTGATCTGCAGCCGAGTGAGGGGCGGACCATCATGTTCAAGCAAGAATTTTTTCGCTCGATGAACCAACGGCAGGGTGCCAATAAACAGAGTGGCGCTGGCGCATACCATCAGCAAAGAGAACTTCAGGAGATACAAAGCCATCAGGCAGCACCTCCTTTCAGTTTCATGTACATCGCATACACTTTCCGCGCGTAAATCATACGCCTCGGACCGTTGTTATCTGCGAATCCGGCGTTATAGGAGCCGAGGCATTGCCAATTTACCCCGCATTGTTTGAGGTGCTTTGCCAATATCCAGGCCCCGATCTGCACGTTGAGACAGCTGTTGGTCAGCAAATCCTGCTCACTGCGGATGAGGCCCAGCGCACGCAGCTGGGGAATATGTCGGTCATTGATTTGCATCAGCCCGAAGTCACGGCTGGTAACTCGTCCTGCTTTATCGCGATTTTTTCCAATGGCTTGAGGATTTAGGCTGCTTTCGACAGTCGCCATTGAGCGAAGTAATAAAGGATCAACTTTATAGCGCGCACCCGCCTCGTTAAAACAGAACGCCTGTGCCGGCAACGAGAAAAATAGTGCCCAGCCCAGCGCCAGACAGGCCAGGGCTCGTTGAAAGGAAGACAACATGAGAATGCACTCCAGATGAAGGCCGGCAACAGAACGTTGCCGGCAGGATGGGCATCAGGTGTTGCTGGTAAAGGTAAGGGTGTTCTGACCAACAGATCCTTTATCGGCAGTACACTGCGCCCCCACGGCGCTGGCAGCGATCGCGCCATTCGTCGATGTGCCGTTTACCATGGTGGTAACAACACTCGGCGCTGCACTCAGTTTGGTGGCCAGAGTAATGCACGCCTCTTGAGGAACGGCCGCGTAAGTCAGAGAGAAGGAGGATTTCTGCCCACCGGCCGTTGCCACGGGTTGCACGGTGACAGCGCCCCCCCACAGGTTTTGCAACTTGGCGCTACCCGAGGATTTGGTACCGACAACCGACATGTTGGCCGGCGCCCCCCCGAACTGGATCAGCGCACCGGTCATGGCGTCAGCGGCGGCAAAATTATAGATGCCGGATGTTTTCAACATGGCGCGGGTATTGGTCATGAGCTCCGCAGCATTACTGTACTCTGTGTTGCCATCGTTACGATTAAACAGACCGCCACCTTGTGTGATAGCGACAGCCAATACAGCAAGGACAATAACAAACCAGATCATTGCTTCAATCATAGTTATTGCACCACGGTTGACAGCCGAGCGAGTGTTTTGCGTGAGTTCCATTACTATTTCCTTTAGGTATCGTAGAGAGTGGACGGTCTAGCGTGTGCCCACGAGGTCGTTGAGGTTTTGTGTGGCCAGAAGGATCAGGATCATGTAGCCAGCGTTGGTGCCCAATGCGATGTAAGAAAGCAAAGACGCCGTCCGCTTGATCCGGGCTACAGTTTGCACAAGCCAGGCACGTGCAAAATTTTCAATAATGATTTCAGCATTATCGCCGTCGGTCAGCAGGACCAGTTTGTCGATAGCACGCGGGGAGGGGAATCCGTAGCCGGCATTGCGCAACGCCAACCCGAGGTGGTCACCTTGCCTAACCTGACGCTGGGTAGCGGCCAATCGCTCATACAACCAGGGCGGTGCATAACGGCTCAGCATGTCGATGGCATCCTCCGTCTTCACCTGAGCACGCATCAACGCACTGAAATTAAGTAAAAAACCCACTCCCAGCACGTCGCGATACACGCTCCACGGCAATAGACGATCTAAAACATGCTGCCGCATCGTTCCAGTCAAGTTCGGCATCGACCAAACGACGAAGCCAATCAGCAGGAGTATCAACCCACCAAGAATAATTGCATGATTGGCAAAGAATTCTGAGATGGTGCTGAGCCACCACAACGCCCCAGTCCAATTATCTCGGCCAGACAATGACTCCAGGCGGGGAAGGAAATAGACTGTGACCATCTTCATCATGGCAAACGAGATTGCCAGCAACAGCATCGGGTAGGCCAACGTGGACACCAATGCTGATTTCATATTCGCCATGCCCTGCACCACGGTGATCGCCCGGTATAAGGCAGCAGCCAGGTTGCCGTCCTGAACGCCGGAACTGAGGATGGCGGCCTCCTGCCTGGGTATCCAGGACGCCAATCCCTGGTCGACTGACCGACCCTGACGCAGGGCACTGAGCATATCCTCCAGACAATAGACCACCGGCGGGCGTTTCTTGCCGAAGCTCCCTATCATTGAATTGATGGCTTTCTCAACTTTGAGGTTGTTGTCGAGCAGGAAAGCCAGATCCTCGTAGAGCGTCAGGCGGTCAGCGGTTGAGAACGTCTTTTGCGCCAACCAGCGCCCTACCGCTTCATTCATTGTTTCCGATGACGGCATCCTGTCCCGTAGCGCCGTCAACCGTTCGCGCAAACGGGAAATCATGATGCAGCCTCCGGGGGTAATAATGTCAGGCTGTCCTCGTCCAGCGGGCTGATATAGTCCGCATCAATCGGGTCGACCAATCCTTCATTGAGATAACGCATCAGGTGCTGACCGCGCGTGATACCGCCCAGCTTGTTCACCCAATAACTGCGCGCAGCCAGTTTGCCCTCATGGCGAAACAGCTCCATGAATCTGGCATCGGGACGAATGACTTCAGCAATGACCCGCCGGCCGATTACGCCTTTGTAACAGTGCTCACATCCCGCAGGATGGCGAAAAGCCAGCTTTTCGACCTGACAAAAGCGTTCAAGCAGCGCTCTTTTCTCCTCTCCCAGACTTGCTCTGACCGCCTCCCAGCGTTTCTTGCAGTGAGGGCACAACAGCTGCACCAGCCGCTGCGCGATTAAGCCAATCATGACTTGAGGGTCGGCCACCTGGCCCATGGGGATACCCAGAGTATCGGTCAGGCGATCAAGAATGCCGACCGCATCATTCGCATGCAGCGTGGTTTCCACCAGGTGTCCTGACTTGGCCGCCGTCAACGCAGACTTAACCGAGTTGGCATCACGAATTTCGCCGACAACCATGGCATCAGGATCTAGCCGTAATGCGGCAGAAATAGACCTGACCCAGGCACGGCTAACAGCATCCGGATCGTTTTTATCGGCAATGATGGGGGTTTGTACCGCCCCGATAATCAACCCTTCCGGAGGATCTTCCAGTGTCATCAGTCGTTTTCGATGCCCGGTAAACGACAGGTACATTTCGCTGAATGTACGTAGGGAGGTACTTTTCCCGGAACCGGTTGGGCCGGACAGGGTGATGACGCCTTCAGGGCGCGCCAGCATACGGCGAATAAGGGTTTGCTGTTCCGGTAGAAAACCCAGTTCGTCCAGCGTAGGCGGCGTTTTACCCTCATCGGGTAAAATGCGCATGACCACATACAGACCGAATTCTGCCGGCGTATGTGCATAACGCGCGCCGAAGAGCTGAAGCCCTTGCAGAAACTCTTTACGCACCCGCCCATCCTGAGCGCGATTGGGGTTAAAACTCTTCTCGGCCACATCGCACATCGACATCACAATCGTTGACGCCAGCGTCATCCCTTCCGCGCAATCCAGCGTTGTCACCGTTTCAAGATCGCCATGAACACGAAACTGCACCACCGTCACATCATTCATCCCGATCAGCAGATGAATATCACTGGCGCCTTTCATCTTGGCATCCTTGAAGAAGCTAATAATCTTCGCCTGTTGAACGGAATATTCGCTAGCGTTGGGGTTCTCAGTGAGCTGGCTTTGCTGCAACTCTTTCAGCTTGTCGAGCTGAACCCGCTTAACCTGCAGTCTGGGGTATTTTTTAAACGCGCCGGCAATCTCTGACGTGACGGCCAGACTATTATTGTGTGCGTCAGATACATACAGCGTTGGGGCATCGGTATTGGCCAGATCTAAATGGATATAGGTTGAACCACGTTTCTCATACATATGGGTTACCCCGCAAAGGAAAGAGAGACCAGTGTTTGGTTCTTCCCGGAGACCACGACTTCATTGATGTTGATCCGTTTAACAACGAACTCCGTACCCGGGATACGATTCCCCACCTGCACCGTAACCTGATTGCCGTTGCTGAGTGCCAGCACGGCCGTGAATCCTTTACCCGCTCCGGTGATCTCCACAATCTGCGGTGGAGCAGCATCTTGCACCGCGCCCTTGACCTCGGATTTGTTGTCCTGAGAAGGTGGCGCCGGGTTGAAAGGCTGATCCAGTGCACGGTCATACCCGTTCTTTTGCAGTTCATTCAGCGCCTTGGCCCTGGCCAGCTGGAGCTCGTACAGCACTGTCTCTGCCTGGATGACCTCCAGTTGCCCAAGATTTAACGCAAGCCCAGCCTCCGCGCGCGCGAACGTGGTCGGCAGAGGAAGATCCGCTGTCGTGGGTGGCTTCACCGTCGGTGAAGCGGGCGGGGCCGCCGGTATGTCAGCGACCGGTGCGGCGAAGACACTAGGTGCAATCAGCACTAGGCACAACGCCCAGGGCGTTACTCTGGATTTAGCGGTTGGCATACAGAAGTCCCTCAATGGTGTATTCCAGACGGTTGTTTTTTAGCGTGGTCGTAATGCTGGACGCCCTTATTCCACTGCTGTTGAAGCGCGTTGGTGCAAACAACCGATCGGGCGGAATATCAGTAATGAACGTGAAGCTGTAGGTACGCCACGGCAGATTTTGTACGTCGCCCTGTGTTAACTGCGTGCTTACGTCCATTTCGCTTAGGCGCAAGCGCGCATTGATACGCTGGGCATAACTGGTTAAGTGCTGAATTTGTTGGCTACCCGGGAGAAGATCTTCGGGATGTTCAGGAGGAGAAAGTGGCACCGGTAATGCAAAAGAGGCGTCGTCTGCGCTACCGGGAATATTAAAAACGGGTTGAATATCTGAACCATAGAGCACGGGTAACCGCAAGGCAAAATCCCCTACGGTTCCACCGTTCGGCAAGGTGTAGTGCAGTATGATTTTTCCCTGCGCATCACACGTTGCTGTATTGAAAACCCAGCCTGCAATAGAGATCTGTGCGTCTTTCCATACGCGACTGCAGGCACTGAGCATCGGTGGAAACCGCGGTTGTGTAGCCCAGGGTTTCAGGTTGTCGGCCGGGGCCTGTTGTGCCATCTGTTGCCTGGCCATCAGCGCGGCCTGAGCTGCTGCTATGCGCGCCTCTTCCTGGTGTTTCTCCCAGGCTGAATAACCCACATATCCGGCGCCCAGGGCCACTACTGCTATGCCCCAAAGCCACAGCACCTTCGGGTCATGAGTCTGACTCAGCCGGGCCCGGCGCAAACCGACCTTGCTATCGACCAAGTCGGAGAGCGATTTATCTTCCGTGTCTTCCCCAGGAAAGAAGCCGCCAGGAGCATATATCATCCACCCCGCAGCAGGCGCCGAGGTGATCGCCAAAAAATTGGACACCGCAGTGCGTATAGCCGTTTCATCCCCCACGATGTCACCGAACGGGGAAAGCATGCCGTCACTGACAGCGACGAACCAGTATTGCCCGTTGGATAACGGGAAAACGCCATAACACGCCTCTGGCAAT
It encodes:
- a CDS encoding prepilin peptidase, with amino-acid sequence MALYLLKFSLLMVCASATLFIGTLPLVHRAKKFLLEHDGPPLTRLQIRGVTIVFVGTGTALIATTALVGHPWLGTVKILGLLAWGIPMVLLDLRNYWLPLRYTSGFWLTGLLFTVMPGSALTLTEALTGSIGMFLFLYAFHYGAKHLRGEEGFGMGDVHLIAALSAWFPWQLASVLSGCALLLFIAGALLMNKKTQPYAPWLFMLLAVVAGSSPQLLSSGAL
- a CDS encoding lytic transglycosylase domain-containing protein, giving the protein MLSSFQRALACLALGWALFFSLPAQAFCFNEAGARYKVDPLLLRSMATVESSLNPQAIGKNRDKAGRVTSRDFGLMQINDRHIPQLRALGLIRSEQDLLTNSCLNVQIGAWILAKHLKQCGVNWQCLGSYNAGFADNNGPRRMIYARKVYAMYMKLKGGAA
- a CDS encoding type 4 pilus major pilin, which produces MELTQNTRSAVNRGAITMIEAMIWFVIVLAVLAVAITQGGGLFNRNDGNTEYSNAAELMTNTRAMLKTSGIYNFAAADAMTGALIQFGGAPANMSVVGTKSSGSAKLQNLWGGAVTVQPVATAGGQKSSFSLTYAAVPQEACITLATKLSAAPSVVTTMVNGTSTNGAIAASAVGAQCTADKGSVGQNTLTFTSNT
- a CDS encoding type II secretion system F family protein; this encodes MISRLRERLTALRDRMPSSETMNEAVGRWLAQKTFSTADRLTLYEDLAFLLDNNLKVEKAINSMIGSFGKKRPPVVYCLEDMLSALRQGRSVDQGLASWIPRQEAAILSSGVQDGNLAAALYRAITVVQGMANMKSALVSTLAYPMLLLAISFAMMKMVTVYFLPRLESLSGRDNWTGALWWLSTISEFFANHAIILGGLILLLIGFVVWSMPNLTGTMRQHVLDRLLPWSVYRDVLGVGFLLNFSALMRAQVKTEDAIDMLSRYAPPWLYERLAATQRQVRQGDHLGLALRNAGYGFPSPRAIDKLVLLTDGDNAEIIIENFARAWLVQTVARIKRTASLLSYIALGTNAGYMILILLATQNLNDLVGTR
- a CDS encoding GspE/PulE family protein, giving the protein MYEKRGSTYIHLDLANTDAPTLYVSDAHNNSLAVTSEIAGAFKKYPRLQVKRVQLDKLKELQQSQLTENPNASEYSVQQAKIISFFKDAKMKGASDIHLLIGMNDVTVVQFRVHGDLETVTTLDCAEGMTLASTIVMSMCDVAEKSFNPNRAQDGRVRKEFLQGLQLFGARYAHTPAEFGLYVVMRILPDEGKTPPTLDELGFLPEQQTLIRRMLARPEGVITLSGPTGSGKSTSLRTFSEMYLSFTGHRKRLMTLEDPPEGLIIGAVQTPIIADKNDPDAVSRAWVRSISAALRLDPDAMVVGEIRDANSVKSALTAAKSGHLVETTLHANDAVGILDRLTDTLGIPMGQVADPQVMIGLIAQRLVQLLCPHCKKRWEAVRASLGEEKRALLERFCQVEKLAFRHPAGCEHCYKGVIGRRVIAEVIRPDARFMELFRHEGKLAARSYWVNKLGGITRGQHLMRYLNEGLVDPIDADYISPLDEDSLTLLPPEAAS
- the pilP gene encoding type IV pilus biogenesis protein PilP, whose product is MPTAKSRVTPWALCLVLIAPSVFAAPVADIPAAPPASPTVKPPTTADLPLPTTFARAEAGLALNLGQLEVIQAETVLYELQLARAKALNELQKNGYDRALDQPFNPAPPSQDNKSEVKGAVQDAAPPQIVEITGAGKGFTAVLALSNGNQVTVQVGNRIPGTEFVVKRININEVVVSGKNQTLVSLSFAG
- the pilO2 gene encoding type 4b pilus protein PilO2 gives rise to the protein MKQQTTYTLQNGSAWLVAGLHWQYLPLRGRRSMRLRAKEAKATHWAALPTGDGQAQGTLLGTVNLADQAALKRGGMASMALAVLPALPEACYGVFPLSNGQYWFVAVSDGMLSPFGDIVGDETAIRTAVSNFLAITSAPAAGWMIYAPGGFFPGEDTEDKSLSDLVDSKVGLRRARLSQTHDPKVLWLWGIAVVALGAGYVGYSAWEKHQEEARIAAAQAALMARQQMAQQAPADNLKPWATQPRFPPMLSACSRVWKDAQISIAGWVFNTATCDAQGKIILHYTLPNGGTVGDFALRLPVLYGSDIQPVFNIPGSADDASFALPVPLSPPEHPEDLLPGSQQIQHLTSYAQRINARLRLSEMDVSTQLTQGDVQNLPWRTYSFTFITDIPPDRLFAPTRFNSSGIRASSITTTLKNNRLEYTIEGLLYANR